In the Vitis vinifera cultivar Pinot Noir 40024 chromosome 2, ASM3070453v1 genome, one interval contains:
- the LOC100247219 gene encoding LOW QUALITY PROTEIN: cellulose synthase-like protein D2 (The sequence of the model RefSeq protein was modified relative to this genomic sequence to represent the inferred CDS: inserted 2 bases in 1 codon) translates to MGSRFFNPNNPSGSVNSGEHIELNSSSCTYDLDSEAGSREYATYTVHLPPTPDNRPSGLDIQLDGRVSQRVEEHYTANSIFTGGHNSVTRAHLMDKVAESEASHPQMAGSKGSTCAIPGCDAKIMTDERGEDILPCECDFKICRDCYVDAVRTGDGICPGCKEPYKGEFAAVDNGRVLTLSSTVGVFKEERRLSLLKSSSPRSTLMKSQTAEFDHNGWLFETKGTYGYGNAIWPEEGGNANGENENAGESIKLLSKPWRPLTRKLSIRAAVLSPYRLLVLVRMAFLGLFLTWRIRNPNEDAMWLWGMSVVCEIWFAFSWLLDQLPKLCPINRSADLNVLKEKFETPNPRNPTGKSDLPGIDMFVSTADPEKEPPLVTANTILSILAADYPVEKLSCYVSDDGGALLTFEAMAEAASFANLWVPFCRKHDIEPRNPESYFTLKRDPYKNKVRPDFVRERRRVKREYDEYKVRINGLPDSIRRRSDAYNAREEIKALKLQRQNKNDDETLENVKVPKATWMADGTHWPGTWVVPGPEHSKGDHAGIIQVMLKPPSDEPLNGSSIDANPIDLTEVDIRLPMLVYVSREKRPGYDHNKKAGAMNALVRASAIMSNGPFILNLDCDHYIYYSEALREGMCYMMDRGGDRLCYVQFPQRFEGIDPSDRYANRNTVFFDVNMRALDGLQGPMYVGTGCLFRRTALYGFDPPRSKEHPGCWSCCFGRGKKKPASVANAPEEEDESHGLRETDDEMNSSLLPKSFGNSSFLIDSIPVAEFQGRPLADHPSVKNGRQPGALTISREPLGAATVAEAISVISCWYEDKTEWGQRVGWIYGSVTEDVVTGYRMHNRGWRSIYCVTKRDAFRGTAPINLTDRLHQVLRWATGSVEIFFSRNNALLASHRMKFLQKIAYMNVGIYPFTSIFLVVYCFLPALSLFSGEFIVQSLSVAFLTYLLGITITLCLLAVLEIKWSGITLEEWWRNEQFWLIGGTSAHLAAVIQGLLKVVAGIEISFTLTSKSAGDDADEDFADLHLIKWTSLMIPPVTIIITNLIGIAVGVVRTIYSELPQWSRLLGGVFFSFWVLVHLYPFAKGLMGRRGRTPTIVFVWAGLIAITISLLWVXLDPPSSSSGI, encoded by the exons ATGGGTTCAagattcttcaacccaaataaCCCTTCTGGGTCAGTAAACTCTGGTGAACACATTGAATTGAATAGTAGCTCCTGTACTTATGATCTTGATAGTGAAGCTGGGAGTCGTGAGTATGCAACCTACACAGTCCATTTACCCCCTACACCAGACAACAGACCCTCTGGACTGGATATCCAGTTGGATGGAAGGGTCTCACAGAGAGTTGAGGAGCACTATACAGCCAATTCTATATTTACTGGTGGGCATAATAGTGTTACTCGGGCCCATCTGATGGACAAGGTGGCCGAGTCCGAAGCGAGCCACCCCCAGATGGCGGGTTCTAAGGGGTCTACCTGTGCCATTCCAGGGTGTGATGCCAAGATCATGACTGATGAGAGGGGAGAAGATATTCTCCCTTGTGAATGTGATTTCAAGATTTGTAGGGATTGTTATGTTGATGCAGTTAGGACTGGTGATGGGATTTGCCCTGGTTGTAAAGAGCCTTACAAGGGTGAATTTGCAGCGGTTGATAATGGCCGGGTTTTGACCTTGTCATCGACTGTTGGGGTGTTCAAGGAGGAAAGGAGGCTGTCTTTGTTGAAATCTTCATCACCAAGGTCGACATTGATGAAGAGCCAGACGGCAGAATTTGATCATAATGGATGGTTGTTTGAAACAAAAGGCACTTATGGATATGGAAATGCTATATGGCCAGAGGAGGGTGGAAATGCGaatggagaaaatgaaaatgcagGTGAATCCATTAAGCTTCTCAGCAAACCATGGAGGCCCCTGACTCGCAAGCTGTCTATAAGAGCTGCAGTCCTCAGCCCATATCG GCTTCTAGTCTTAGTCCGAATGGCTTTTCTTGGATTATTTCTGACATGGAGGATTAGAAACCCTAATGAGGATGCAATGTGGCTATGGGGTATGTCTGTGGTGTGTGAGATCTGGTTCGCCTTTTCTTGGTTACTCGATCAGCTTCCTAAGCTCTGCCCTATTAATCGTTCTGCTGACCTCAATGTCTTAAAAGAGAAATTTGAAACACCTAATCCCAGAAACCCCACAGGAAAATCTGATCTTCCTGGAATAGATATGTTTGTATCAACTGCAGATCCAGAGAAAGAACCCCCTCTTGTCACTGCAAACACCATTTTGTCTATCCTGGCAGCTGATTATCCAGTTGAGAAGCTCTCCTGTTATGTTTCTGATGATGGAGGTGCCCTTCTGACCTTTGAGGCCATGGCTGAAGCTGCAAGTTTTGCCAATTTGTGGGTCCCATTTTGCCGAAAGCATGATATTGAGCCAAGGAACCCGGAATCTTATTTCACTCTGAAGAGAGATCCTTATAAGAACAAGGTACGCCCAGATTTTGTCAGAGAACGTAGACGAGTAAAGAGAGAGTATGATGAGTATAAGGTTCGCATTAATGGCCTTCCCGATTCAATCCGACGTCGTTCTGATGCCTATAATGCTCGGGAGGAGATAAAAGCTTTGAAGCTTCAGAGAcagaataaaaatgatgatgagacACTGGAAAATGTGAAGGTTCCAAAGGCTACCTGGATGGCTGATGGAACTCATTGGCCGGGAACTTGGGTGGTTCCTGGACCTGAGCACTCTAAGGGTGATCATGCTGGAATCATACAG GTGATGTTGAAGCCTCCCAGTGATGAACCACTAAATGGCAGTTCCATTGATGCAAACCCCATTGATCTAACTGAAGTTGACATTCGTCTCCCCATGCTGGTTTATGTTTCCCGTGAAAAGCGCCCTGGTTATGACCACAACAAGAAGGCTGGTGCCATGAATGCCCTGGTTCGAGCCTCGGCCATCATGTCCAATGGCCCTTTCATTCTAAACCTTGACTGCGACCACTACATCTACTACTCTGAAGCATTGAGAGAAGGCATGTGCTACATGATGGATCGTGGTGGTGACCGCCTTTGTTATGTCCAGTTTCCCCAGAGGTTTGAAGGAATTGACCCTTCTGATCGCTATGCAAACCGCAACACAGTTTTCTTCGATGTCAACATGCGGGCCCTTGATGGACTTCAAGGTCCCATGTATGTTGGAACTGGATGCCTCTTCAGGAGGACTGCCCTTTATGGTTTTGATCCACCTCGGTCAAAGGAACACCCTGGTTGCTGGAGCTGCTGCTTTGGCCGTGGCAAGAAGAAGCCTGCAAGTGTTGCCAATGCCCCTGAAGAGGAAGATGAGTCACATGGATTGCGAGAAACTGATGATGAAATGAACTCAAGTCTTCTTCCAAAGAGTTTTGGAAATTCAAGTTTCCTGATTGATTCAATCCCAGTGGCAGAGTTCCAAGGCAGGCCTCTGGCTGATCACCCCTCTGTGAAGAATGGACGACAACCTGGTGCTCTCACCATTTCTAGGGAGCCGCTTGGTGCGGCTACAGTGGCAGAGGCAATCAGTGTCATCTCATGTTGGTACGAGGATAAAACCGAATGGGGCCAGCGAGTTGGGTGGATTTACGGGTCAGTGACAGAAGATGTAGTAACAGGGTATAGGATGCACAACCGTGGATGGAGATCCATCTATTGTGTGACCAAGCGGGATGCCTTCCGTGGGACTGCCCCGATCAATCTCACTGATAGGCTACACCAGGTGCTCAGGTGGGCTACTGGCTCGGTCGAGATATTTTTCTCTCGTAATAATGCTCTTCTGGCCAGCCATAGGATGAAGTTTCTGCAGAAGATTGCTTACATGAATGTTGGAATTTATCCCTTCACTTCCATTTTCCTCGTTGTGTACTGCTTCCTCCCTGCACTTTCCCTCTTCTCGGGCGAGTTCATTGTTCAATCCCTCAGTGTGGCCTTCCTCACATACCTTCTGGGCATCACCATAACCCTCTGTCTGCTTGCTGTGCTGGAGATCAAGTGGTCCGGCATTACATTGGAGGAATGGTGGCGAAATGAGCAGTTCTGGTTGATTGGAGGCACTAGTGCCCATCTTGCTGCTGTGATCCAGGGCTTACTAAAGGTGGTGGCAGGCATTGAGATCTCCTTCACTTTGACGTCAAAATCAGCCGGTGATGATGCAGACGAAGACTTCGCTGATCTCCATCTTATCAAATGGACATCCCTGATGATACCACCAGTCACAATCATCATAACCAACTTGATTGGCATAGCTGTTGGGGTCGTCAGAACAATATACAGCGAACTCCCACAGTGGAGCCGTTTGTTAGGAGGCGTGTTCTTCAGCTTCTGGGTGTTGGTTCATCTCTACCCTTTTGCCAAAGGACTAATGGGAAGACGGGGGAGGACACCGACAATTGTGTTTGTTTGGGCGGGACTCATTGCAATCACCATTTCCCTCCTCTGGGT GCTTGATCCTCCATCCAGCAGTTCTGGAATTTGA